Proteins encoded within one genomic window of Anopheles gambiae chromosome 3, idAnoGambNW_F1_1, whole genome shotgun sequence:
- the LOC1269465 gene encoding teneurin-m isoform X8: protein MSGYQQQGKSRHYPRYSLNSSDNEDSPIHRSIYAQPYNAIGTAERQSNFTYRTAKGGNVPGAIGPAATTVNPLTLNTPSSENGSSATLTDAEASLARENTLLVNNGCLLDGVPPSAPPDVPPRNPTMNRMNGRVTGNPTELGVDFEPSCLVRTPSGNVYIPSGNLAINNKGSPIDYKTGSACSTPTKDTLKSYDRNCMGPVLPPRSTMCGPPAHHYSAPLNFRKGFTFTKCTWKCTAILVILLSVILVITLLLTASNVLSISYPTTNPCTVLVDEKAEISAAKSTIADANRAGIPGGGGDGLGLDQSALAPSASGRPKSIAADESSPGGSASGSSSLSAASTAATGKAAGTGGTAGTGARTFPARSFPPDGTTFSQITLGQRLSKEIPPYSYWNMQFYQSEPAYVKFDYSIPRGASIGVYARRNALPTHTQYHFKEVLSGFNARQTRATHPSMRREVTRYMEPGHWFLSIYNDDGDAQEIAFYAVVAEDMTQNCPNGCSGNGQCLLGHCQCNPGFGGDDCSESVCPVLCSQRGEYINGECQCNPGWKGKECSLRHDECEVPDCNGHGHCVSGKCGCVRGYKGKYCEEVDCPHPTCTGHGFCAEGTCICKKGWKGPDCATMDQDALQCLPDCSGHGTFDLDTQTCTCEPKWSGEDCSKELCDLNCGQHGRCVGETCSCDAGWGGEYCNNKLCDPRCNEHGQCKNGTCLCVTGWNGKHCTLEGCPSGCSQHGQCHVSGELMWECRCYEGWDGADCSVPLEQNCGDNKDNDRDGLVDCEDPECCGSHSCKTSQLCVSAPKPIDVLLRKQPPAITASFFERMKFLIDEGSLQNYAKLETFNESRSAVIRGRVVTSLNMGLVGVRVSTSTPLEGFTLTRDDGWFDLMVNGGGAITLQFGRSPFRPQTRIVQVPWNEVVIIDTVVMSTSDDKSHHGPPHTCFSHDYDLMKPVVLATWKHGFQGACPDRSAILAESQVIQESLAIPGTGLNLVYHSSRAAGYLSTIKLQLTPDVIPPTLKLIYLRITIEGILFERVFEADPGIKFTYPWNRLNIYRQRVYGITTAVVKVGYQYTDCKDVVWDVQTTKLSGHDMSISEVGGWNLDIHHRYNFHEGILQKGDGSNIYLKHKPRVILTAMGDGHQRPLECGDCNGVATKQRLLAPVALAAAPDGSLYVGDFNYIRRIMIDGTVRTVVKLNATRVSYRYHMALSPLDGSLYVSDPESHQIIKVRNKDDTHDPDHNWEPVVGSGERCLPGDEAHCGDGGLARDAKLAYPKGVAISSDNILYFADGTNIRMVDRDGVISTLIGNHMHKSHWKPVPCEGTLKIEEMHLRWPTELTINPLDDTLHIIDDHMILRMTPDGRVRVIAGRPMHCATAGGSGTGVSTGVSGASSVASLSYDTDLAIHATLVMPQSIAFAPSGDLYVAESDSQRINRIRVIGTDGKISPYAGAESKCNCLERGCDCYEADHYLAISAKFNTISAITVTPDGHVHIADQANYRIRSVISSLPEAGTSKEYEIYAPNAQEIYVFNRFGQHIATKNIMTGETVYSFLYNVNTSNGKLSTVTDAAGNKVFLLRDYTSQVNSIENTKGQKCRLRMTRMKMLHELNTPDNYNVTFEYHGPTGLLKTKLDSTGRSYVYNYDEFGRLTSAVTPTGKVIDLTFDLSVQGATVKVTENSQREVSMLIQGSSVVSKVGEAATKTTVMLDGGTTSVSPWGNAVSVESVPYVLLAEVDPLLGESYPVPSKQRTEINGDLSNRFEWRYFIRHVPVRGKNARTLTQVGRKLRVNGENLLTFEYEKDTSSITVSVDDKTELLNVTYDKSSRPIAYRPQSGEYADVDLEYDRFGRLISWKWGNLKEEYTFDRAGRLNEIKYGDGSSIVYAFKDTFSSLPLKVTTPRRSDYLLQYDDAGALQSLTTPRGHIHAFSLQTSLGFFKYQYYSPINRHPFEILYSDEGQILAKIHPHQSGKVAFVHDSAGRLETILAGLSSTQYTYQESTSLVKQVEVLEPGFELRREFKYHAGVLKDEKLKFGSKSGLASAHFKYQYDGNARLSGIEMDVNGKELPIVRFKYGPAQGTLDAVSDLRITRNAFNRTVVQDTSKQFFTITDFDEHGRVKSVLINIKSFDVYRLELDYDLRNRIRTHKVMVGRSTSLDKVNYNADGHVMEVVGTNSWKYVYDENGNIIGILEQGDKTNLGYDTGDRVVQVGDVEFNSYDARGYVVRRGEQKYRYNNRGQLIHAMERDRFQTWYFYDDLGRLVACHDEKGNVTQYFYANLNAPELITHIHYPKAGRTSRLLYDDRHMLIAIETGDQRYYVATDQNGSPIALFDVGGAIVKEIRRTPFGKIVKDTNPGLFVPIDFHGGLLDPNTRLVYMEQRLYDTGVGQWMTPAWEQLATEMRHPTDVFIYRFHNNDPINRREPEGNYMNDLRSWLKLFGYDVTKMQGSRYTRDMIYRPTATIKSPQLAPDFGVMSGLQCIVEKVDEKFADFGFIPKPLLKMELKTRNLLPRVAYRRGVFGEGVLISRIDGRALVSVVDGSNSVVQDVVSSVFNNSHFLDLHFSIHDQDVFYFVKDNVMKLRDDTEELRRLGGMFNISAHEINDHGGANGKELRLHGPDAVVIIKYGVDPEQERHRILKHAHKRAVERAWELEKQLVAAGFQGRGDWTEEEKEELISHGDVDGWIGVDIHSIHKYPQLADDPGNVAFQRDSKRKRRKSGGTSSGGGGGGHKAKREHRHETIILPLSVASVAPSTSVPTSSMSSATSTSASAPASSSVASSASAASSSAPTSASSVPSSVPAVVVTSASAATVRPSAST from the exons CAATTAACAACAAAGGCTCACCGATAGACTACAAGACCGGGTCCGCCTGCTCGACACCGACGAAGGACACGCTGAAAAGCTACGATCGCAACTGCATGGGTCCGGTACTGCCGCCCCGCAGCACGATGTGCGGACCGCCGGCCCACCACTACTCGGCCCCGCTCAACTTCCGCAAGGGCTTCACCTTCACCAAATGTACATGGAAGTGTACCGCTATCTTAGTGATACTATTAAGTGTTATACTCGTTATAACATTATTATTAACAG CATCTAACGTTTTAAGTATATCATATCCAACCACCAACCCCTGTACAGTTCTAGTCGACGAGAAGGCAGAAATCTCCGCAGCCAAAAGCACGATAGCGGACGCGAACCGGGCCGGCATaccgggcggcggcggtgacGGCCTCGGCCTCGACCAGTCCGCCCTGGCGCCGTCCGCTTCCGGTCGGCCGAAATCGATCGCGGCCGATGAATCGTCCCCCGGCGGTTCGGCGTCCGGTTCGTCCTCGCTATCGGCCGCCTCGACGGCAGCGACCGGCAAGGCAGCTGGTACCGGCGGCACGGCAGGCACAG GTGCAAGAACGTTCCCGGCGCGAAGCTTCCCACCGGACGGTACCACCTTCTCGCAGATCACGCTCGGCCAGCGGCTGTCGAAGGAGATCCCACCGTACAGCTACTGGAACATGCAGTTCTACCAGTCGGAGCCGGCGTACGTCAAGTTCGATTACAGCATCCCCCGGGGCGCCTCGATAGGTGTGTACGCGCGCCGCAACGCCCTGCCGACGCACACGCAGTATCACTTCAAAGAGGTCCTGAGCGGATTCAATGCGCGCCAGACACGTGCCACTCAC CCATCGATGCGTCGAGAGGTCACCCGCTACATGGAGCCGGGCCACTGGTTCCTGTCAATCTACAACGACGATGGTGACGCGCAGGAGATTGCGTTCTACGCGGTCGTCGCGGAGGATATGACCCAGAACTGCCCGAACGGCTGCTCCGGCAATGGTCAGTGTCTGCTCGGACACTGCCAGTGCAATCCCGGCTTCGGTGGCGACGATTGCAGTGAGA GCGTCTGTCCCGTCCTGTGCTCGCAGCGTGGCGAATACATTAACGGCGAATGTCAGTGCAATCCGGGCTGGAAGGGCAAGGAGTGCTCGCTGCGTCACGATGAGTGCGAAGTGCCGGACTGCAATGGCCACGGACACTGCGTCAGCGGCAAGTGCGGCTGTGTGCGCGGCTACAAGGGCAAATACTGTGAAGAAG TTGACTGTCCCCATCCGACCTGTACCGGGCATGGGTTCTGTGCCGAGGGTACCTGCATCTGCAAGAAGGGCTGGAAGGGCCCGGACTGTGCCACGATGGACCAGGACGCACTGCAATGTCTGCCCGACTGCTCCGGCCACGGTACGTTCGATCTGGACACGCAAACCTGCACCTGCGAGCCCAAGTGGAGCGGTGAGGATTGCTCCAAGGAGCTGTGCGATCTGAACTGTGGCCAGCACGGGCGATGCGTCGGCGAGACGTGCAGCTGTGATGCCGGATGGGGCGGCGAGTACTGCAACAACAAGCTGTGCGACCCACGGTGCAACGAGCATGGCCAGTGCAAGAACGGAACCTGCCTGTGCGTGACCGGATGGAACGGGAAGCACTGCACACTGGAAGGATGTCCGAGCGG CTGCTCCCAGCACGGCCAGTGTCATGTGAGTGGCGAGCTGATGTGGGAATGTCGCTGCTACGAGGGCTGGGACGGTGCCGACTGTTCGGTACCGCTCGAACAAAACTGTGGCGACAATAAGGATAACGATCGTG ATGGCCTAGTCGACTGTGAAGATCCGGAGTGCTGCGGCAGTCACTCGTGCAAAACGAGCCAACTGTGCGTGTCCGCCCCGAAACCGATCGACGTGCTGCTGCGCAAGCAACCGCCCGCCATTACCGCCTCCTTCTTCGAGCGCATGAAGTTCCTGATCGACGAGGGTAGCCTGCAGAACTACGCCAAGCTGGAAACGTTCAACGAAAG CCGTTCCGCCGTCATACGTGGGCGCGTAGTTACCTCGCTCAACATGGGACTGGTCGGAGTGCGTGTCAGCACCTCGACCCCGCTGGAAGGCTTCACCCTAACCCGGGACGATGGGTGGTTCGATCTGATGGTGAACGGTGGCGGTGCTATCACGCTCCAGTTTGGCCGCTCGCCCTTCCGACCGCAGACGCGCATCGTTCAGGTACCCTGGAATGAGGTCGTCATCATCGACACGGTTGTGATGTCCACCTCGGACGACAAATCGCACCATGGGCCACCGCACACTTGCTTTTCGCACGACTACGATCTCATGAAGCCGGTTGTGTTGGCCACGTGGAAGCATGGATTCCAGGGAGCTTGCCCTGATCGTAGTGCCATTTTGGCAGAGTCGCAAGTCATCCAGGAATCGCTCGCCATCCCCGGAACTGGGCTAAACCTTGTCTACCATAGCTCCCGTGCGGCTGGCTATCTGTCGACGATTAAGCTGCAGCTCACACCGGACGTGATCCCGCCGACCCTGAAGCTCATCTATCTGCGCATCACTATCGAGGGCATTCTGTTCGAGCGTGTGTTTGAAGCGGACCCGGGCATTAAGTTCACCTACCCCTGGAATCGGCTCAACATCTACCGGCAGCGTGTGTACGGCATCACGACTGCGGTCGTTAAGGTGGGCTACCAGTACACCGACTGCAAGGACGTGGTGTGGGACGTGCAGACGACGAAGCTGAGCGGGCACGACATGAGCATCTCGGAGGTGGGAGGCTGGAACCTGGACATTCACCATCGGTACAACTTCCACGAGGGCATCCTGCAGAAGGGCGATGGGTCGAACATTTACCTGAAGCACAAGCCGCGCGTTATACTGACCGCGATGGGCGATGGACATCAGCGACCGCTCGAGTGTGGTGATTGCAATGGTGTGGCGACGAAGCAGCGACTGCTGGCGCCGGTTGCGCTAGCGGCAGCCCCGGACGGCAGTCTTTACGTTGGGGACTTTAACTACATCCGACGGATCATGATCGACGGTACGGTACGGACGGTGGTGAAGCTGAATGCGACGCGCGTCTCTTACCGCTATCATATGGCGTTGAGTCCGCTGGATGGATCGCTGTACGTTTCGGACCCCGAGTCGCATCAGATCATCAAGGTGCGCAACAAGGACGATACGCACGATCCCGATCACAACTGGGAGCCGGTGGTGGGCAGTGGCGAACGCTGTCTTCCCGGCGACGAAGCTCACTGTGGAGATGGCGGGCTGGCACGAGATGCGAAGCTTGCCTATCCGAAGGGTGTGGCGATATCGTCAGACAACATTCTGTACTTTGCCGATGGTACGAACATTCGCATGGTGGATCGTGATGGTGTGATCAGCACACTGATCGGCAACCATATGCACAAATCCCACTGGAAGCCAGTCCCGTGTGAGGGTACTCTAAAGATTGAGGAGATGCATCTGCGTTGGCCGACAGAACTGACGATCAATCCGCTGGATGATACGCTGCACATAATCGACGATCATATGATCCTGCGAATGACACCGGACGGTCGAGTTAGAGTCATTGCTGGAAGGCCGATGCACTGTGCCACTGCTGGTGGATCCGGCACGGGTGTTAGCACGGGTGTAAGTGGAGCCTCCTCTGTTGCTTCGCTCAGCTACGACACAGATCTTGCGATCCACGCAACACTCGTTATGCCGCAGAGCATTGCCTTTGCTCCTTCTGGTGATCTTTACGTGGCGGAAAGTGACTCTCAGCGCATCAACCGTATCCGCGTGATCGGAACAGACGGGAAGATATCTCCATACGCCGGTGCAGAGTCAAAGTGTAACTGTCTCGAGCGAGGATGCGATTGCTATGAAGCCGACCACTACCTAGCGATCAGTGCGAAGTTTAACACAATCTCTGCCATTACTGTGACACCAGACGGACATGTTCACATCGCGGATCAGGCCAACTATCGCATCCGCTCCGTTATTTCAAGTCTTCCGGAAGCGGGAACCTCCAAGGAGTACGAGATCTACGCCCCGAACGCACAGGAGATCTACGTCTTCAATCGCTTCGGGCAGCACATCGCAACCAAGAACATCATGACGGGCGAGACGGTGTACAGCTTCCTGTACAACGTGAACACCTCGAACGGCAAGCTGAGCACGGTGACGGATGCGGCGGGAAATAAGGTGTTCCTGCTGCGCGACTACACCTCCCAGGTGAACTCGATCGAGAACACCAAGGGTCAAAAGTGTCGGCTGCGCATGACGCGCATGAAGATGCTGCACGAGCTAAACACACCGGACAACTACAACGTCACGTTTGAGTACCACGGGCCTACTGGGCTGCTGAAGACGAAGCTTGATTCGACTGGTCGTTCGTACGTGTACAATTACGATGAGTTTGGAAGGCTAACGTCGGCGGTGACGCCCACTGGCAAGGTGATTGATCTGACGTTTGATCTGAGCGTGCAGGGCGCCACCGTGAAGGTGACGGAGAACTCGCAGCGCGAAGTGTCGATGCTGATCCAGGGCTCGTCGGTGGTGTCGAAGGTGGGAGAAGCGGCTACCAAGACGACGGTAATGCTCGACGGTGGTACTACGAGCGTTTCCCCCTGGGGTAACGCCGTGTCGGTTGAGTCTGTCCCGTACGTACTGCTTGCGGAAGTTGATCCACTTCTCGGTGAAAGCTACCCGGTACCCTCGAAACAACGCACAGAGATCAATGGTGATCTTTCGAATCGCTTCGAGTGGCGTTACTTCATCCGCCATGTACCGGTGAGGGGCAAGAAtgcacgcacactcacacaggtTGGAAGGAAGTTGCGCGTAAACGGAGAAAACCTGCTCACGTTTGAGTACGAGAAGGATACATCCTCGATCACAGTCTCCGTGGACGATAAGACCGAGCTGCTGAACGTTACGTACGATAAGTCATCGCGCCCGATCGCGTACAGACCACAGTCGGGCGAGTACGCGGACGTCGATCTGGAGTACGATCGGTTCGGCCGGTTGATCTCGTGGAAGTGGGGCAACCTGAAGGAGGAGTACACGTTCGATCGGGCCGGTCGGCTGAACGAGATCAAGTACGGTGACGGCAGCTCGATCGTGTACGCGTTCAAGGACACGTTCAGTAGTTTGCCGCTCAAGGTGACGACACCGCGCCGGTCGGACTATCTGCTGCAGTACGATGATGCGGGTGCGCTACAATCCCTCACGACTCCACGCGGACACATTCACGCGTTCTCGCTGCAAACTTCGCTCGGGTTCTTCAAGTATCAGTACTATTCGCCGATCAATCGACATCCGTTTGAGATTTTGTACAGCGATGAGGGACAGATACTGGCGAAGATTCATCCACATCAGAGCGGGAAGGTGGCGTTCGTGCATGACAGTGCTGGAAGGTTGGAGACGATCCTGGCCGGGTTGTCCTCCACGCAGTACACGTACCAGGAGAGCACGAGTCTGGTGAAGCAAGTGGAGGTGCTCGAGCCTGGATTTGAGTTGCGGCGCGAGTTCAAGTACCATGCCGGGGTGTTGAAGGACGAGAAGCTGAAGTTTGGCTCGAAGAGTGGACTGGCGTCGGCACACTTCAAGTATCAGTACGATGGCAATGCCAGGCTCAGTGGCATCGAGATGGATGTGAACGGGAAGGAGCTGCCGATCGTGAGGTTCAAGTACGGGCCGGCTCAAGGTACGCTGGATGCGGTGAGCGATCTGCGCATCACCCGCAACGCCTTCAATCGTACCGTGGTGCAGGACACCTCGAAACAATTCTTCACGATTACTGACTTTGACGAGCATGGCCGGGTGAAGAGTGTGCTGATCAACATCAAGTCGTTTGATGTGTACCGGCTGGAGCTGGATTACGATCTGCGGAACCGTATCCGCACGCACAAGGTGATGGTGGGCCGGTCGACTTCCCTCGACAAGGTGAACTACAACGCGGACGGGCACGTGATGGAAGTAGTTGGCACGAACAGCTGGAAGTACGTGTACGATGAGAATGGTAACATCATTGGCATTCTGGAGCAGGGTGATAAGACGAATCTCGGCTACGATACGGGTGATCGGGTGGTGCAGGTTGGAGATGTTGAGTTCAATAGCTACGATGCACGTGGATACGTAGTGCGCCGAGGTGAGCAGAAGTATCGCTACAACAACCGGGGTCAGTTGATCCATGCGATGGAGCGCGATCGGTTCCAGACGTGGTACTTCTACGATGATCTCGGCCGGCTGGTGGCGTGCCACGATGAGAAGGGCAATGTGACGCAGTACTTCTACGCGAATCTGAACGCACCGGAGCTGATCACGCACATCCACTACCCGAAGGCGGGCCGTACATCTAGACTGCTGTACGACGATCGGCACATGTTGATCGCCATCGAGACGGGTGATCAGCGGTACTACGTGGCTACGGATCAGAACGGTTCACCGATTGCACTGTTCGATGTCGGTGGTGCGATCGTGAAGGAGATCCGCCGCACTCCGTTCGGCAAGATTGTGAAGGACACCAATCCGGGACTGTTCGTGCCGATTGATTTCCACGGTGGACTGCTCGATCCCAACACGCGGCTAGTGTACATGGAGCAGCGGCTGTACGATACGGGCGTGGGCCAGTGGATGACACCAGCCTGGGAGCAGCTGGCGACGGAGATGCGCCACCCGACGGACGTGTTTATCTACCGGTTCCACAACAATGATCCGATCAATCGGCGCGAACCGGAGGGTAACTACATGAACGATCTGCGCTCCTGGCTGAAGCTGTTCGGGTACGACGTGACGAAGATGCAGGGATCGCGGTACACGCGGGACATGATCTACCGGCCGACGGCCACGATCAAGTCGCCCCAGCTGGCGCCCGACTTTGGCGTCATGTCCGGGCTGCAGTGCATCGTGGAGAAGGTGGACGAGAAGTTTGCCGACTTTGGGTTCATCCCGAAGCCGCTGCTGAAGATGGAGCTGAAGACGCGCAACTTGCTGCCGCGCGTTGCCTATCGGCGCGGCGTGTTCGGCGAGGGTGTGCTGATCTCGCGCATCGATGGCCGGGCGCTGGTGAGCGTGGTGGACGGTTCGAACAGCGTGGTGCAGGACGTGGTGTCGTCCGTGTTCAACAACTCCCACTTCCTCGATCTGCACTTCAGCATCCACGATCAGGACGTGTTCTACTTCGTGAAGGACAACGTGATGAAGCTGCGCGATGATACGGAGGAGTTGCGCCGGCTTGGCGGTATGTTTAACATTTCCGCGCACGAAATCAACGATCATGGTGGAGCGAATGGGAAGGAACTGCGTCTGCACGGTCCGGATGCGGTCGTGATCATCAAGTACGGAGTTGATCCTGAGCAGGAGCGTCATCGAATTTTGAAGCACGCGCACAAACGGGCGGTCGAGCGGGCGTGGGAGCTGGAGAAGCAGCTGGTAGCGGCCGGATTCCAGGGCCGTGGCGATTGGACGGAGGAAGAGAAGGAGGAGCTGATCTCGCACGGCGATGTGGACGGATGGATCGGGGTGGACATACACAGCATCCACAAGTATCCGCAGCTGGCGGACGATCCGGGCAATGTGGCGTTCCAGCGGGACTCGAAGCGGAAGCGCCGAAAGAGCGGTGGAACTTCtagcggtggtggcggcggtggtcaTAAGGCAAAGCGAGAGCATCGTCACGAGACGATCATACTGCCATTGTCGGTGGCGTCCGTTGCACCATCGACTTCCGTGCCGACTTCTTCCATGTCGTCCGCTACGTCAACGTCAGCGTCAGCGCCTGCTTCCTCCTCGGTAGCATCGTCAGCGTCAGCGGCGTCATCGTCGGCGCCTACTTCCGCGTCCTCGGTGCCATCTTCGGTGCCGGCCGTCGTAGTGACGTCAGCCTCGGCAGCAACGGTACGGCCGAGCGCCTCCACGTGA